The DNA segment GGTGCGACGGTGCACAACCTTTTGCTGCCGAGTCTCGCAGCGATGTTGGTGCCGCTCGCGATTGTATCACTTTGGCTTAGAGGCACAGTAAAATCTCCGGATAAGGACCCCAATGACCAGCCTCAGGTATCGTTGGCACAACGACTATCGGTCGTCGGCGTCGGCTTGGGCGCATTGATCATGGTGCCGGTTTTGAAGGTGGTCATCGGTTTGCCCCCCTACCTGGGGATGATGCTGGGTCTGGGGTTCATTTGGATTGTGACGGAGGTGATCCATGGCAAAAAGCCTGTGGAATTAAAGGAGAGGCTTTCGGCCTCCCATGCGTTGGAAAAAATTGATACGCCGAGTATTCTGTTTTTCATGGGCATTTTGTTGGCGGTTGGTGCCTTGCAGGTAACGGGCGTTTTGGGGGGACTTGCCGCTTGGCTAGACGCTGCTGTGCCCAATCGAAACGTGTCCGTGATCATGATCGGATTGCTCAGTGCTGTGGTCGACAACGTGCCGATGGTCGCTGGAGCGATCGATATGTATCCCTTGGAGCAATACCCGATGCTTGGCGAAGATGCGGCTTTTTGGCATTTTCTGGCCTACTGTGCGGGAACCGGGGGATCCATTTTGATCATCGGCTCCGCCGCGGGCGTCGCGGTCATGGGCATCGAGAAGGTGGAATTTTTCTGGTATCTCAAACGGATCAGCGGCTTGGCTTTGGCAGGCTATTTTTCGGGAATCGGGGTATTTCTCCTCATGCAGCAGCAAGGGTGGCTTATCTGAAAAAGGGCTCCCATTTACCCTATTGAGGGTTGGAGGATGCAATCGTCGGCATTTTGATTTGGAATTGTGTGCCGTTTTCCTTGTCTGAACTGACCTGCAATTCGGCGCCATGAAGGTCAAAAATTCTGCGCACCAAAGACAAACCAATGCCGTGGCCGGTCCCCGAAATGGTATTTTTCCCGCGGTAAAACGGTTGGAATATGTTGTCCAGGTCCTCAGCCAAAATGCCAATTCCGTGGTTTTGAAACACCAGACTGATTTGATAGGGCGCTGTCTTCAAAGTGAGTTTTACAGCTCCGCTGTCGGAAAATTTGCAGCCGTTTTCCATCAAGTTGGTAAATGCAATGCCGAGGAGGTGATCATTTCCATTGACCATCAATCGCTGTGCATCCTCAGGGAGATCCATATCCATTTCTACGTGGAATTCAGGATGGTTTCCAAGGAGCTGCTCGCGGCAGATCCAAAGCAATTCATCGATGCGTAAGGGTGAACGGGTGAGCTGTACTTGATCGGTATTGAGACTCGCAAGATCCAGCAGGCTTGAGGCAGCGCGGTTTAATTTTTGAATGTCTTCCAAGACCGATTCCAAGGTGCGCTGATAGTCGGCATTGTCCCGTTCACGC comes from the Bacteroidota bacterium genome and includes:
- the nhaD gene encoding sodium:proton antiporter NhaD, whose amino-acid sequence is MGVAVTIIFVLGYLLITMEHAIRVNKAAIALVTGVVCWGIFLFMTPDHIASLHHLEEEIAQIASLIFFLIGAMTIVELVDIYGGFDLITMAIKTKSTVKLLWVIAILTFFLSAILDNLTTAIVMTSVAGKLLEDRKERLLFVGMIVIASNAGGAWSPLGDVTTTMLWISHKISAGATVHNLLLPSLAAMLVPLAIVSLWLRGTVKSPDKDPNDQPQVSLAQRLSVVGVGLGALIMVPVLKVVIGLPPYLGMMLGLGFIWIVTEVIHGKKPVELKERLSASHALEKIDTPSILFFMGILLAVGALQVTGVLGGLAAWLDAAVPNRNVSVIMIGLLSAVVDNVPMVAGAIDMYPLEQYPMLGEDAAFWHFLAYCAGTGGSILIIGSAAGVAVMGIEKVEFFWYLKRISGLALAGYFSGIGVFLLMQQQGWLI